The proteins below are encoded in one region of Amycolatopsis magusensis:
- a CDS encoding LacI family DNA-binding transcriptional regulator: MGRRREAGMNIGEIARRAGVSRSTVSYALSGKRPVSTATVRRINDVIAELGYRPNASARALAEGRTRTFGLAIPPASARLTDVQLEFVASVVEAAAVHDHDVLLSPSGGDHDRSFERIVTGRRVDGVILMEILLADPRVERLSQAGLPFVTIGHVEHPGASSWVDVDYAGLISRCVHHLADLGHQHVVLINRSDELVAAGYGPALRSSAGFFEAAGRCGMTAHNVCCADEPAAGLACFEQIRARWPEVTAAVTINEAALPGVQRALHRAALDVPRAFSLTGVIADRLAEDFHPPLTAADVPAGEMARLAVDLLLEQINDPSATPRSAMLAPAITLRSSTGAARRG; this comes from the coding sequence ATGGGCCGGAGACGGGAAGCGGGCATGAACATCGGGGAGATCGCCAGGCGGGCCGGGGTGTCGCGGAGCACGGTGTCCTACGCCCTGAGCGGGAAACGGCCGGTGTCCACCGCGACCGTGCGCAGGATCAACGACGTCATCGCCGAACTGGGCTACCGGCCCAACGCGAGCGCCCGCGCACTGGCCGAGGGGCGTACCCGCACGTTCGGTTTGGCGATACCGCCGGCGAGCGCCCGGCTGACCGACGTCCAGCTGGAGTTCGTGGCCAGTGTCGTCGAGGCCGCCGCGGTCCACGACCACGACGTGCTGCTCTCGCCCAGCGGCGGTGACCACGACCGGTCCTTCGAGCGGATCGTCACCGGGCGCCGGGTCGACGGTGTCATCCTGATGGAGATCCTGCTGGCCGATCCCCGGGTCGAGCGGCTCAGCCAGGCCGGGCTGCCGTTCGTCACGATCGGTCACGTCGAGCACCCGGGGGCGTCCTCGTGGGTCGACGTCGACTACGCCGGGCTGATCAGCCGCTGCGTGCACCACCTCGCCGACCTCGGGCACCAGCACGTCGTGCTGATCAACCGCTCCGACGAGCTGGTCGCCGCCGGTTACGGTCCGGCCCTGCGCTCGTCAGCCGGGTTCTTCGAGGCAGCAGGCCGGTGCGGCATGACCGCGCACAACGTGTGCTGCGCCGACGAGCCCGCCGCGGGCCTGGCGTGTTTCGAGCAGATCCGCGCGCGCTGGCCGGAGGTGACCGCGGCGGTGACGATCAACGAGGCCGCGCTGCCCGGCGTGCAGCGCGCACTCCACCGCGCCGCACTCGACGTACCGCGGGCCTTTTCCCTCACCGGGGTGATCGCCGACCGGCTCGCCGAGGACTTCCACCCGCCGCTGACCGCCGCGGACGTCCCTGCCGGGGAAATGGCCCGCCTGGCCGTGGACCTGCTGCTGGAGCAGATCAACGACCCGTCCGCCACGCCACGCAGCGCGATGCTGGCCCCGGCGATCACCCTGCGGTCGAGCACCGGGGCCGCTCGGCGGGGCTAG
- a CDS encoding RICIN domain-containing protein, whose product MVQRRTVRTARTVQLRRGITAFLTTAATVITLAAPVQAANESISVDFSVTGGSPTHRASGWIYGMTENASGPADHFYRDVKFRAMRAGGAQLDSPGGWVSGRYDRRWNATRAQLLRTRSLGGEFVLLVHDLWGADGYPISRFPGDNGNWADYDDFLTRLIDDVRATGAPVHWDLWNEPNLGLFWNRPQSQYFELWRRTHQRVRAAFPAQLIVGPSCACVPSTTHAWWNQYLDFIRANNVIPDIISWHSLPGDPVANAAAANSTLDSRGIPHPRPYQINEYGAPEEQNPGDGSWYIARLERAGADGLRAHWGGGGNLHNDLANLLVRNSAGVHQPKGEWWVYRFYGSQTGQIASVTPSPAYDGFATKTTGVAKILVGGGGTTGNIAVDLRRLDTTTGIVQNDQVRVIAQRIPHNGGAAVQGPETILNSVVTLSGNATTVNLPHTNADDTFTITLQSPSDTGFQSVAAVQHSQQCLDNTGSSTADGNRQQQFPCEGGDQQLWNFRPVSAVSGTYTVVNQQTGKCLDVSGSATTDGAAVQQRSCLTGAANQEFTLRKVTYSGNNPHDFQLVARHSGKCVDVSEISTAAGAPVHQWTCNPINQGSPLNQTWRLWGR is encoded by the coding sequence ATGGTTCAACGGCGAACTGTCAGAACTGCCAGAACTGTCCAGCTGCGTCGCGGCATCACCGCGTTCCTCACCACCGCCGCGACGGTCATCACGCTCGCCGCGCCGGTTCAGGCCGCGAACGAGTCCATCAGCGTCGACTTCTCCGTCACGGGTGGCTCCCCCACCCACCGGGCTTCCGGCTGGATCTACGGCATGACCGAGAACGCCTCGGGACCTGCCGACCACTTCTACCGTGACGTGAAGTTCCGGGCCATGCGTGCCGGTGGCGCACAGCTCGACAGCCCGGGCGGCTGGGTGTCGGGCCGCTACGACCGCCGGTGGAACGCCACCCGCGCCCAGCTGCTGCGCACCCGGTCGCTGGGCGGCGAATTCGTCCTGCTCGTGCACGACCTGTGGGGCGCCGACGGCTACCCGATCTCCCGCTTCCCCGGCGACAACGGCAACTGGGCCGACTACGACGACTTCCTCACCCGCCTGATCGACGACGTACGGGCCACGGGCGCCCCGGTGCACTGGGACCTGTGGAACGAGCCCAACCTCGGGTTGTTCTGGAACCGCCCGCAGAGCCAGTACTTCGAACTGTGGCGGCGCACCCACCAGCGCGTCCGGGCCGCGTTCCCCGCCCAGCTGATCGTCGGCCCGAGCTGCGCGTGCGTCCCGTCGACCACCCACGCGTGGTGGAACCAGTACCTCGACTTCATCCGCGCGAACAACGTGATCCCCGACATCATCAGCTGGCACTCCCTGCCGGGCGACCCCGTGGCGAACGCCGCGGCCGCGAACTCCACTTTGGACTCACGCGGCATCCCGCACCCGCGTCCCTACCAGATCAACGAATACGGGGCACCCGAGGAACAGAATCCCGGCGACGGCTCCTGGTACATCGCCAGGCTGGAGCGAGCCGGGGCCGACGGCCTGCGCGCCCACTGGGGAGGCGGCGGGAACCTGCACAACGACCTCGCGAACCTGCTCGTCCGCAACTCGGCGGGAGTGCACCAGCCGAAAGGCGAATGGTGGGTCTACCGCTTCTACGGCTCACAGACCGGCCAGATCGCCTCCGTCACCCCCAGCCCGGCCTACGACGGGTTCGCCACGAAGACGACCGGGGTCGCGAAGATCCTCGTCGGCGGTGGCGGCACGACCGGCAACATCGCAGTCGACCTCCGGCGGCTGGACACCACCACCGGCATCGTGCAGAACGACCAGGTACGCGTGATCGCCCAGCGCATCCCCCACAACGGCGGCGCCGCGGTCCAGGGCCCCGAAACCATCCTGAACTCGGTCGTCACCCTGTCCGGCAACGCCACCACGGTCAACCTGCCCCACACCAACGCCGACGACACCTTCACCATCACGCTCCAGTCCCCTTCGGACACCGGGTTCCAGTCCGTCGCCGCCGTCCAGCACTCCCAGCAGTGCCTGGACAACACCGGCTCGAGCACCGCCGACGGCAACCGGCAACAGCAGTTCCCCTGCGAGGGCGGCGACCAGCAACTGTGGAACTTCCGCCCGGTATCCGCGGTTTCCGGCACCTACACGGTGGTCAACCAGCAGACCGGCAAGTGCCTGGACGTCAGCGGCTCCGCCACCACCGACGGTGCCGCCGTCCAGCAGCGAAGTTGTCTCACCGGAGCCGCGAACCAGGAATTCACACTCCGGAAGGTCACCTATTCCGGCAACAACCCGCACGACTTCCAGCTCGTCGCCCGACACAGCGGCAAATGCGTCGACGTCAGCGAGATTTCCACCGCCGCGGGCGCCCCGGTCCACCAGTGGACCTGCAACCCCATCAACCAGGGCAGCCCGCTCAACCAGACCTGGCGACTCTGGGGCCGCTAG
- a CDS encoding arabinofuranosidase catalytic domain-containing protein codes for MRFSPDPRPGWRTRAARLAAALAMVPAATLPWPAPAPASTPPSTPAAGTGPCDIYAAGGTPCVAAHSTVRALYGSYDGNLYQVRRSSDNTSTDVGVLAEGGVADATTQDSFCAGTSCVITVVYDQSGRGNDLWYQGSSVVPGSNQSKPASATSESLAVGGSKAYSLYINPGNSYWRDGHLTGVPTGSAPEGMYMVTSGTHVNNGCCFDYGNSETTRSADAAGAMDAINFSTQCWFGGCSGTGPWVQADLEWGLYPGGSQSWNPNQRAFPHRFVTATLKNNGTTRFAIKGSDAQSGNLFTLWDGALPPGYSPMKKQGAIILGSGGDCCKPGGGANLSAGTFYEGAMVAGYPSDATEDAVQANITAAGYTSGGTSPAGAVRAVGADKCLDVPNTSAGTQARIWDCGGGAGQTWTRTPSGQLTVYSGGDTRCLDANGQGTTSGTSVLIWSCNGQANQQWNVHANGTITGAQSGLCLDVSGASTANGALVQLWTCHGGGNQQWNLS; via the coding sequence ATGAGGTTCTCCCCCGATCCGCGGCCGGGCTGGCGCACGCGAGCGGCGCGGTTGGCGGCGGCACTGGCCATGGTGCCGGCGGCCACGCTGCCGTGGCCGGCGCCCGCACCGGCATCGACACCCCCATCGACACCGGCGGCAGGCACCGGGCCGTGCGACATCTACGCCGCGGGCGGCACGCCCTGCGTGGCCGCGCACAGCACGGTGCGGGCGCTCTACGGCTCCTACGACGGAAACCTGTACCAGGTCAGACGATCCTCGGACAACACGAGTACCGACGTCGGTGTGCTCGCCGAGGGCGGCGTGGCCGACGCGACGACCCAGGACTCGTTCTGCGCCGGCACCTCGTGCGTCATCACGGTCGTCTACGACCAGTCCGGCCGCGGGAACGACCTGTGGTACCAGGGGTCGAGCGTGGTGCCGGGCTCGAACCAGAGCAAGCCCGCGAGCGCGACCTCCGAGTCGCTGGCGGTCGGGGGCAGCAAGGCGTACTCGCTCTACATCAACCCCGGCAACAGCTACTGGCGCGACGGCCACCTGACCGGGGTGCCGACCGGCAGTGCGCCGGAAGGCATGTACATGGTGACCAGCGGCACGCACGTCAACAACGGCTGCTGCTTCGACTACGGCAACAGCGAAACGACCAGGAGCGCCGACGCGGCCGGCGCGATGGACGCGATCAACTTCAGCACGCAGTGCTGGTTCGGCGGTTGCTCCGGCACCGGTCCGTGGGTCCAGGCGGATCTGGAATGGGGGCTCTATCCCGGCGGGAGCCAGTCCTGGAACCCGAACCAGCGGGCGTTCCCCCACCGGTTCGTCACCGCGACGCTGAAGAACAACGGCACGACCCGGTTCGCGATCAAGGGCAGCGACGCGCAGTCCGGCAACCTGTTCACGCTGTGGGACGGCGCGCTTCCCCCCGGCTACAGCCCGATGAAGAAGCAAGGGGCGATCATCCTCGGCAGCGGCGGCGACTGCTGCAAGCCCGGCGGTGGCGCCAACCTCAGCGCCGGCACCTTCTACGAGGGCGCCATGGTCGCGGGCTACCCGTCCGACGCGACCGAGGACGCGGTGCAGGCCAACATCACCGCGGCCGGCTACACCAGCGGCGGCACCAGCCCGGCCGGGGCGGTACGCGCGGTGGGCGCGGACAAGTGCCTCGACGTGCCGAACACGTCAGCCGGTACGCAGGCGCGGATCTGGGACTGCGGCGGCGGGGCTGGCCAAACCTGGACGCGCACCCCCTCGGGCCAGCTGACCGTGTACAGCGGCGGCGACACCCGCTGCCTCGACGCCAACGGCCAAGGCACCACCTCGGGCACCAGCGTGCTCATCTGGTCGTGCAACGGGCAGGCCAACCAGCAGTGGAACGTCCACGCGAACGGCACGATCACCGGCGCGCAGTCCGGGCTGTGCCTGGACGTGTCCGGGGCGTCCACCGCCAACGGGGCCCTCGTCCAGCTGTGGACCTGCCACGGCGGCGGCAACCAGCAGTGGAACCTGAGCTGA
- a CDS encoding ricin-type beta-trefoil lectin domain protein produces the protein MRHKFPPSLRRLLCVLTTAVLAAAGLLVSASPASAETSQFRGMNWARKGDNFTTGTLVLDGLSGSDSYATVRAKADAVYTGMADLLGVNTVRLPVNTHTVGSSWWNAYRGAIDAAADRGFKVILAYWEDGAASGGRVTNTAAFNSMWDTVVAQYGGNGLVHFEPMNEPHGYGASEWLTFAANWINARPSIPRGRILIGGTGFSQDLRPVCDDSRFTGTLLSFHFYTFFYGQHDYAGWRDLAETRLGNCASRAVVTEFGAPMDTGLDYGNPNSSDNFVRYVRALTDTMRAHGMGGTYWPALGGKVTAGQNHDWYSLFALQGSGTALSLSIRNASGADRLRHAWGDDGGPGGQVAPVTNRNSGKCVDVVSASSSDGAEIIQWDCHGGANQQWEARSAGDGYVQLVSQHAGKCLDVDGASTADNARAILWSCHSGPNQQWQLRDTGGGYLELVARHSGRCLEVIGASTANGTRLQQTGCQGATSQQWSR, from the coding sequence ATGAGACACAAGTTCCCGCCGTCGCTCCGCCGGCTCCTGTGCGTGCTGACCACAGCGGTCCTGGCGGCGGCGGGCCTGCTCGTCAGCGCGTCACCCGCCAGTGCCGAAACGAGCCAGTTCCGGGGCATGAACTGGGCTCGGAAAGGCGACAACTTCACGACCGGCACCCTCGTCCTCGACGGGTTGAGCGGGTCCGACAGCTACGCGACCGTCCGGGCCAAGGCCGACGCCGTCTACACCGGCATGGCGGACCTGCTCGGCGTGAACACCGTCCGGCTGCCCGTCAACACCCACACCGTCGGCTCGTCCTGGTGGAACGCCTACCGCGGCGCCATCGACGCCGCGGCCGACCGCGGGTTCAAGGTCATCCTCGCCTACTGGGAGGACGGCGCCGCCTCGGGTGGCCGGGTCACCAACACGGCCGCCTTCAACTCTATGTGGGACACCGTGGTCGCCCAGTACGGCGGCAACGGCCTGGTCCACTTCGAACCGATGAACGAACCCCACGGGTACGGCGCGAGCGAATGGCTGACCTTCGCCGCCAACTGGATCAACGCCCGCCCGTCGATTCCGCGGGGCCGCATCCTGATCGGCGGCACGGGTTTCAGCCAGGACCTCCGGCCGGTGTGCGATGACAGCCGGTTCACCGGCACCCTGCTGTCGTTCCACTTCTACACGTTCTTCTACGGGCAGCACGACTACGCGGGCTGGCGCGACCTCGCCGAGACCCGCCTGGGCAACTGCGCTTCCCGCGCGGTCGTGACCGAGTTCGGTGCGCCGATGGACACCGGTCTCGATTACGGGAACCCGAACAGTTCCGACAACTTCGTCCGGTACGTGCGCGCCCTCACCGACACGATGCGCGCGCACGGCATGGGCGGGACCTACTGGCCCGCGCTCGGCGGCAAGGTCACCGCCGGGCAGAACCACGACTGGTATTCCCTGTTCGCCCTCCAGGGCAGCGGCACCGCTCTCTCGCTGAGCATTCGCAACGCCAGCGGCGCCGACCGGCTCCGGCACGCCTGGGGCGATGACGGGGGCCCCGGCGGACAGGTCGCCCCCGTCACGAACCGGAACTCAGGCAAGTGCGTCGACGTGGTGAGCGCCTCGAGCAGCGACGGCGCCGAGATCATCCAGTGGGACTGCCACGGCGGGGCCAACCAGCAGTGGGAAGCACGCTCCGCGGGCGACGGCTACGTCCAGCTCGTCTCCCAGCATGCCGGTAAGTGCCTCGACGTCGACGGCGCTTCGACCGCCGACAACGCCAGGGCGATCCTCTGGTCGTGCCACAGCGGGCCCAACCAGCAGTGGCAGCTGCGCGACACCGGCGGCGGCTACCTGGAGCTCGTCGCCCGCCACTCCGGCAGGTGCCTGGAGGTGATCGGCGCCTCGACCGCGAACGGCACCCGGCTCCAGCAGACCGGCTGCCAGGGCGCGACCAGCCAGCAGTGGAGCCGCTGA
- a CDS encoding acyl-CoA synthetase has translation MLDEGLGTWPVRRARMSPGRTAFVHDGRPTTYAEFADRTGSVAAYLAGRGVSAGDRVAYLGPNHPSFAEAMFAAHRLGAIFVPLNFRLTAPELAYVLADCGARLLLHAPEYAEIAAELDVDAVPADTAYAPATQIDTVVRPDDIALILYTSGTTGRPKGAMLSHANLVWNTYNLLVGVDVTADEVTLVSAPLFHVAALAQTLLPTFIKGGCSVLTRAWEVDACYDLIERHRVTMAFGVPTMFASLAASPRWDTADLSSLRTLLCGGASVPLALVRTYQDRGLVFCQGYGLTETAPGGTFLEAGESLRKAGSAGVAVFFGDAEVDAPPGEPGEVLLKGPNVSPGYWNNPEATAAARTEDGWFRSGDIATVDADGHFHIIDRLKDMFVSGGENVYPAEVEAALQEHPAVAEAAVIGVPDPKWGEVGKAFLVCHHEVAEQDLREFLLGRLAKYKIPVTFEVVDALPRTGSGKIRKAELRRSAEGG, from the coding sequence ATGCTCGACGAAGGACTGGGGACGTGGCCGGTGCGGCGGGCGCGGATGTCGCCCGGCCGCACCGCGTTCGTCCACGATGGACGGCCGACCACCTACGCCGAGTTCGCCGACCGCACCGGTTCCGTGGCGGCGTACCTGGCCGGGCGCGGGGTGTCGGCGGGGGACCGGGTCGCCTACCTGGGGCCGAACCACCCGTCATTCGCTGAAGCCATGTTCGCCGCGCATCGGCTCGGCGCCATCTTCGTCCCGCTCAACTTCCGCCTCACCGCACCGGAACTGGCGTACGTGCTGGCCGACTGCGGTGCCCGGCTCCTGCTCCACGCGCCGGAGTACGCCGAAATCGCGGCGGAACTGGACGTCGACGCGGTTCCGGCGGACACCGCCTACGCCCCGGCCACCCAGATCGACACCGTGGTGCGCCCGGACGACATCGCGCTGATCCTCTACACCTCCGGCACCACCGGGCGGCCCAAGGGCGCGATGCTCAGCCACGCCAACCTCGTCTGGAACACCTACAACCTGCTCGTCGGCGTGGACGTCACCGCCGACGAGGTGACGCTGGTGTCCGCGCCGTTGTTCCACGTCGCGGCGCTCGCGCAGACGCTGCTGCCCACGTTCATCAAGGGCGGCTGCTCGGTGCTGACCCGCGCGTGGGAGGTCGACGCCTGTTACGACCTGATCGAGCGGCACCGCGTCACGATGGCGTTCGGCGTGCCGACGATGTTCGCCTCGCTGGCCGCTTCGCCGCGCTGGGACACGGCGGACCTGTCCTCGTTGCGGACGCTGTTGTGTGGCGGTGCTTCGGTGCCGCTCGCGCTCGTGCGGACCTACCAGGACCGCGGCCTGGTGTTCTGCCAGGGTTACGGGCTCACCGAGACCGCGCCGGGCGGGACTTTCCTGGAAGCGGGGGAAAGCCTGCGCAAGGCGGGTTCGGCCGGGGTCGCGGTGTTCTTCGGTGACGCCGAAGTGGACGCTCCGCCGGGCGAGCCCGGTGAGGTGCTGCTCAAGGGCCCCAACGTATCGCCGGGTTACTGGAACAACCCCGAGGCGACCGCGGCCGCGCGCACGGAGGACGGCTGGTTCCGCTCGGGCGACATCGCCACGGTCGACGCGGACGGGCACTTCCACATCATCGACCGGCTCAAGGACATGTTCGTCTCCGGCGGCGAGAACGTCTATCCGGCCGAAGTGGAGGCGGCGCTCCAGGAACACCCGGCCGTCGCGGAAGCGGCCGTGATCGGCGTGCCGGACCCGAAGTGGGGCGAGGTGGGCAAGGCCTTCCTGGTGTGCCACCACGAAGTTGCCGAGCAGGACCTGCGGGAGTTCCTGCTCGGCAGGCTCGCCAAGTACAAGATCCCGGTGACCTTCGAAGTGGTCGACGCGTTGCCCCGCACCGGATCCGGCAAGATCCGCAAGGCGGAACTGCGCCGGTCGGCCGAGGGCGGTTGA
- a CDS encoding MFS transporter, whose protein sequence is MSESPAAPTPPHDPVQLRRAVASSFLGSVIEYYDFLLYATAAAVVFDKVFFSSLEPFAATIASLGTFATGYLARPLGGVLFGHFGDLLGRKRMLLLTMTLMGVASFLIGVLPTYAQAGALAPIGLVLLRVIQGISVGGEWGGAVLMSAEHARSRRGLWASFTNAGAPCGMVLSTAALTGTGAIVGQEAFLAWGWRIPFLLSIALLAVGLFVRLKVEETPVFQAVREDGRKRVPVLDVFRKYPRVLALGVGVGLAAFVAQSTLTTFVVAYGVQEGHARQSVLNALTISSACAVVGILGWSAASDRFGRRPIVLAGALAMAVYGFLLFPLVAAGNGALLILALVIGQAVIHPMMYGPLAALYTELFSTENRYTGASLGYQLAGLGAGFAPLLFAELRRGPGTAAISWIIAGFCVLTVVCVLALKETSRQDLSGGAVPEPAS, encoded by the coding sequence ATGTCCGAGAGCCCGGCCGCGCCGACCCCACCGCACGATCCCGTCCAGCTCCGGCGCGCGGTCGCGTCGAGCTTCCTCGGCAGTGTGATCGAGTACTACGACTTCCTGCTCTACGCCACGGCCGCGGCGGTGGTGTTCGACAAGGTCTTCTTCTCCTCGCTCGAGCCGTTCGCGGCCACCATCGCCAGCCTCGGCACCTTCGCCACCGGGTACCTGGCGCGCCCGCTGGGCGGGGTGTTGTTCGGGCACTTCGGCGACCTGCTCGGCCGCAAGCGGATGCTGCTGCTGACCATGACGCTGATGGGCGTGGCGAGCTTCCTGATCGGCGTGCTGCCGACCTACGCGCAGGCCGGTGCGCTCGCCCCGATCGGGCTGGTGCTGCTGCGGGTGATCCAGGGGATCTCGGTCGGCGGTGAGTGGGGCGGCGCGGTCCTGATGTCGGCCGAGCACGCGCGCAGCAGGCGCGGGCTGTGGGCCAGCTTCACCAACGCCGGCGCGCCGTGCGGCATGGTGCTCTCCACCGCCGCGCTCACCGGCACCGGGGCGATCGTCGGCCAGGAGGCGTTCCTCGCCTGGGGCTGGCGGATCCCGTTCCTGCTCAGCATCGCGCTGCTCGCGGTCGGCTTGTTCGTCCGGCTGAAGGTCGAGGAGACGCCGGTGTTCCAGGCGGTGCGCGAGGACGGCCGCAAGCGCGTTCCGGTGCTGGACGTGTTCCGCAAGTACCCGCGCGTGCTCGCGCTCGGCGTGGGTGTCGGCCTGGCGGCGTTCGTCGCGCAGTCGACGCTGACCACGTTCGTGGTGGCTTACGGCGTGCAGGAAGGCCATGCGCGGCAGAGCGTGCTGAACGCGCTGACCATCTCGTCGGCGTGCGCGGTGGTGGGCATCCTCGGCTGGTCGGCGGCATCGGACCGGTTCGGCAGGCGGCCGATCGTGCTGGCGGGCGCGCTGGCCATGGCGGTCTACGGCTTCCTGCTGTTCCCGCTGGTGGCCGCCGGGAACGGGGCGCTGCTGATCCTCGCGCTGGTGATCGGGCAGGCGGTGATCCACCCGATGATGTACGGCCCGCTGGCCGCGTTGTACACCGAGTTGTTCAGCACCGAGAACCGCTACACCGGGGCCTCGCTGGGCTACCAGCTGGCCGGTCTCGGCGCCGGGTTCGCGCCGCTGCTGTTCGCCGAACTGCGCCGCGGCCCCGGGACGGCGGCGATCTCCTGGATCATCGCGGGGTTCTGCGTGCTGACCGTGGTGTGCGTGCTGGCGCTCAAGGAGACCAGCCGCCAGGATCTGAGCGGGGGCGCGGTGCCGGAGCCCGCCTCCTGA
- a CDS encoding amidohydrolase family protein gives MNLGELVAIDVHTHAEVSKDGHPSLSPDLLGASADYFKAHGHRQPTIPEMAAYYRERRMAAVVFTVDAEHATGHPRIANEEVAQSCAEHADVLIPFASVDPWKGRAGVREARRLVAEHGVRGFKFHPSIQGFAPNDPMAYPLYEAIEELGVPALFHTGQTGIGAGVPGGGGIRLKHSNPMLVDDVAVDFPELRIILAHPSFPWQDEALAVATHKPYVYIDLSGWSPKYFPPQLVRYANSLLKDKVLFGSDYPVITPDRWLADFAKLDIKPEVRPRILKDNAAKLLGLAGTDPDPDGKR, from the coding sequence GTGAACCTCGGCGAACTCGTCGCCATCGACGTGCACACGCACGCCGAAGTCTCGAAGGACGGCCACCCGTCGCTGAGCCCGGACCTGCTCGGCGCCTCCGCCGACTACTTCAAGGCACACGGCCACCGCCAGCCCACCATTCCCGAAATGGCCGCCTACTACCGCGAACGCCGGATGGCCGCGGTGGTGTTCACCGTGGACGCCGAGCACGCCACCGGGCACCCGCGGATCGCGAACGAAGAGGTCGCGCAGAGCTGCGCCGAGCACGCCGACGTGCTGATCCCGTTCGCCAGCGTCGATCCGTGGAAGGGCCGGGCCGGGGTGCGGGAGGCACGGCGGCTGGTGGCCGAGCACGGCGTGCGCGGGTTCAAGTTCCACCCCAGCATCCAGGGTTTCGCGCCGAACGACCCGATGGCCTACCCGTTGTACGAGGCGATCGAGGAACTCGGCGTGCCCGCGTTGTTCCACACCGGGCAGACCGGCATCGGCGCCGGGGTGCCCGGCGGGGGCGGCATCCGCCTCAAGCACTCGAACCCGATGCTGGTCGACGACGTGGCGGTGGACTTCCCGGAGCTGCGGATCATCCTCGCGCACCCGTCGTTCCCCTGGCAGGACGAGGCGCTCGCGGTGGCCACGCACAAACCGTACGTCTACATCGACCTGTCCGGCTGGTCGCCGAAGTACTTCCCGCCGCAGCTGGTGCGCTACGCCAACTCGCTGCTCAAGGACAAGGTGCTGTTCGGCTCGGACTACCCGGTGATCACCCCGGACCGCTGGCTCGCCGACTTCGCGAAGCTGGACATCAAGCCCGAGGTCCGCCCGCGGATCCTCAAGGACAACGCGGCGAAGCTGCTCGGGCTCGCCGGGACCGACCCAGACCCAGACGGCAAGAGGTAG
- a CDS encoding PaaX family transcriptional regulator: MTASDPGDSALSYSARPQSLMFSFLGLHVMGRDTAVYSGSVIAVFGRVGISEEAVRSTLTRMVKRGLLTRHRRGRRVYFGLTSRAAGVLEDGSRRIWQTGAVNRDWDGNWTLVGFSLPDTRRGDRHDLRSRLVWAGFGPLQNGLWIAPGTKDAASIVDGLDLADNVNVFTAQHAKPTESADLVHRAFDVDAIATRYHAFLSRWEPAAPLPSFPDDLARQLVLHTDWLQLVRQDPHLPAEHLAPDWPAIRAEQLFHRLANRYAETASTLATEVLDEIPLPPN, from the coding sequence GTGACGGCAAGTGATCCCGGCGACTCCGCGCTGAGCTACTCGGCCCGGCCGCAGTCACTGATGTTCAGCTTCCTGGGCCTGCACGTGATGGGCCGGGACACCGCCGTCTACTCGGGCAGCGTGATCGCCGTCTTCGGGCGCGTGGGCATCTCGGAGGAGGCGGTCCGCTCGACGCTGACACGGATGGTCAAGCGGGGCCTGCTCACCCGCCACCGCCGGGGCCGCCGGGTCTACTTCGGACTGACCAGCCGCGCGGCCGGGGTGCTGGAGGACGGCAGCAGGCGCATCTGGCAGACCGGCGCGGTCAACCGCGACTGGGACGGCAACTGGACCCTGGTCGGCTTCTCCCTGCCCGACACCCGGCGCGGCGACCGGCACGACCTGCGCTCACGCCTGGTGTGGGCCGGGTTCGGGCCGCTGCAGAACGGCCTGTGGATCGCGCCGGGCACCAAGGACGCCGCCTCGATCGTCGACGGGCTGGACCTGGCGGACAACGTCAACGTGTTCACCGCGCAGCACGCGAAGCCCACCGAGTCGGCCGACCTGGTCCACCGCGCCTTCGACGTCGACGCCATCGCGACGCGGTACCACGCCTTCCTGAGCCGGTGGGAGCCCGCCGCTCCCCTGCCGTCGTTCCCGGACGACCTGGCGCGGCAGCTGGTCCTGCACACCGACTGGCTGCAACTGGTCCGGCAGGACCCGCACCTGCCCGCCGAACACCTGGCGCCCGACTGGCCCGCCATCCGCGCCGAGCAACTCTTCCACCGGCTGGCCAACCGGTACGCCGAAACCGCCTCCACCCTGGCCACCGAAGTCCTGGACGAAATCCCCCTCCCCCCAAACTGA